GGAGCGATCATGAAATATCCCATAACAAGAACGGGGTACGATAATCTCAAGAAAGAGCTTGAGTTCTTGCGGAACACCAAGAGACCCAAAATCCTCCTTGCCATAGAAGAGGCACGGGCGCACGGTGACATCTCTGAGAATGCTGAGTATGAAGCAGCCAAAGAGGAATTACAATTTCTCCAGAAAAAGATCGCAGAGCTCGACGAAGCGATCAAGAACTCCGAGATTCGGGATGTAAAGGATTCTCAAAACGGAACAGTGGATTTCGGATATCGCGTCTGCTTGAAAAATCTCGACACGGATGAAGAGGTTGCCTATACGGTTGTGGGGCCGTATGAATGTGACATCCAGAAGGGGACCATCTCCATAAGTTCACCCCTGGGACGTGCACTCATGGGCAAAGGGGTGGGCGATGAGGTGACGTTTTCAGCGCCGGGGGGAGAGCGGACGTACGAGGTCATCAAAGTCGGGTAGGTGCGCTATGACGGGCCGCCTTTCGCGCCTGCCTTTGTTTTGGGGTACCCGTGATGAGCCAGCCCTATAAACTCCGACTCTTATTGCACACGGGTCGCCCCCAGGGTACGCCTCTCGATCGACGCACTGTGCTAGCCGGGCACCCGCGCGAGACCAAACCCTTCGGTTGCGGGCGGCAACGGCATCCATCGAAATTCAGCCCTTCATAATCCTCAAATCGAAATCTTTATCCGTCGCATCTCGCAACTCTTCCGGGTACCCGTGTTGCTTCTCACGGGTGGTGGAGCTTTTTGCTTGCCGCCCATGACCGCGGGACCCATCCTCCATTGATCCCAGGGTGACAGAGGTTGCCGCTGAGGTGACCAGGCTGTCCCATGGTGTCGTCCTTTAGTAACTTCCTCGGCCCACCCGACAAAGATTAAAAAAATTTAAGAAAAAACTTGACAAGGAGACATAGTACAGTTGTACAATGGAAAAACGGCTATATCCGATAGGTAAAGTTGGAGCCATTTACGTTCTTCGGGGGGAGAG
The DNA window shown above is from Syntrophorhabdaceae bacterium and carries:
- the greA gene encoding transcription elongation factor GreA; translated protein: MKYPITRTGYDNLKKELEFLRNTKRPKILLAIEEARAHGDISENAEYEAAKEELQFLQKKIAELDEAIKNSEIRDVKDSQNGTVDFGYRVCLKNLDTDEEVAYTVVGPYECDIQKGTISISSPLGRALMGKGVGDEVTFSAPGGERTYEVIKVG